In Amycolatopsis methanolica 239, a single genomic region encodes these proteins:
- a CDS encoding LCP family protein, whose protein sequence is MDDPRNDRGTGRPARPRQPRQIDARHEGPVRRTPSDRAGRSSADRIPPDRAGRTSADRVPGDRTGRTPADRAGRTSAGRPPVDRGGKPAGNRTSAGRPPAGRAVGGPAPRDRAAPAQIRRRPPPPPRRSSRRGAKVAVGLVSLLVMSLTGYAWAAMQGLVNGLTTTDVIDADQPADGARDILLVGMDSRTDAQGNPLPEDLLAQLRAGVADGEENTDTLIMVHIPNDGSKAVAVSLPRDSYVNIPGFGKHKINSAYARAKAAERRKLQDEGETDAKSIEVQSNQAGAKTLIQTVEQLTGSTIDNYASVNLLGFSEITKAIGGVDVCLKENVNDPYSGAKFTKGQHTISGVEALEFVRQRHGLPRGDLDRVVRQQVFMAGMARKVLSAGTLADPGKLNSLTDAVKKSVVLNQGWDILGFAQQMKGLTGGQLEFRTIPVVNMDYSTPEDGQAIQVDPGQIREFVQGLTAAPAQPAPPADTGPANSATTVDVRNGTGREGLASTVLQSLTGKGFTGGQTSNTTSRKSTVVRYPAGGQEAAQQVADALGSGATIEQDPTVTKGHVVVLVGSDYSTSPSRVVQQAAAAPPATTQNPAPGSDEPITANGITCVN, encoded by the coding sequence GTGGACGACCCGCGGAACGATCGTGGGACCGGCCGGCCCGCACGGCCGCGGCAGCCGCGCCAGATCGACGCCCGCCACGAAGGCCCGGTCCGGCGCACGCCGTCCGACCGAGCCGGTCGCTCCTCCGCCGACCGCATCCCGCCCGACCGAGCCGGCCGGACCTCCGCCGACCGCGTCCCGGGCGACCGAACGGGCCGCACCCCGGCCGATCGCGCGGGCCGCACCTCCGCGGGGCGCCCGCCCGTCGACCGCGGAGGCAAACCGGCGGGCAACCGCACGTCGGCGGGCCGCCCACCGGCCGGCCGCGCCGTGGGAGGACCGGCGCCCCGCGACCGGGCCGCGCCCGCCCAGATCCGCCGCCGTCCGCCGCCGCCGCCGAGGCGCTCGTCGCGCCGGGGCGCGAAGGTCGCCGTGGGGCTGGTGTCCCTGCTGGTCATGAGCCTCACCGGCTACGCGTGGGCAGCGATGCAAGGCCTGGTCAACGGCCTCACCACCACGGACGTGATCGACGCGGACCAGCCCGCCGACGGGGCCCGCGACATCCTGCTGGTCGGCATGGACAGCCGCACCGACGCGCAGGGCAACCCGCTGCCGGAGGACCTCCTCGCCCAGCTCCGCGCCGGTGTCGCGGACGGCGAGGAGAACACCGACACGCTGATCATGGTCCACATCCCCAACGACGGCAGCAAAGCCGTCGCGGTCTCGCTGCCCCGCGACTCCTACGTCAACATCCCCGGCTTCGGCAAGCACAAGATCAACTCCGCGTACGCGCGCGCGAAGGCCGCGGAACGCCGGAAACTGCAGGATGAGGGCGAGACCGACGCCAAGTCCATCGAGGTGCAGTCCAACCAGGCCGGGGCCAAGACCCTCATCCAGACCGTCGAGCAGCTGACCGGCTCGACGATCGACAACTACGCCTCGGTCAACCTGCTCGGCTTCTCCGAGATCACCAAGGCCATCGGCGGCGTGGACGTGTGTCTGAAGGAGAACGTCAACGACCCGTACTCGGGCGCGAAGTTCACCAAGGGCCAGCACACGATTTCCGGCGTCGAGGCGCTCGAGTTCGTCCGCCAGCGGCACGGTCTTCCGCGCGGCGATCTCGACCGGGTCGTGCGCCAGCAGGTCTTCATGGCCGGGATGGCGCGCAAGGTGCTGTCCGCGGGCACCCTCGCCGATCCGGGCAAGCTGAACAGCCTCACGGACGCGGTCAAGAAGTCCGTGGTGCTCAACCAGGGCTGGGACATCCTCGGGTTCGCCCAGCAGATGAAGGGGCTCACCGGCGGGCAGCTGGAGTTCCGCACCATCCCGGTGGTCAACATGGACTACAGCACCCCGGAAGACGGGCAGGCCATCCAGGTCGACCCCGGCCAGATCCGCGAGTTCGTCCAGGGCCTGACCGCCGCCCCGGCCCAGCCCGCCCCGCCCGCCGATACCGGCCCGGCGAACTCGGCGACCACTGTGGACGTCCGAAACGGAACCGGCCGCGAAGGTCTCGCTTCCACGGTCCTGCAGAGCCTGACCGGCAAGGGCTTCACCGGCGGCCAGACGTCGAACACCACGTCGCGCAAGTCGACCGTGGTCCGGTACCCGGCGGGCGGCCAGGAGGCGGCCCAGCAGGTCGCGGACGCGCTCGGCTCGGGCGCGACGATCGAGCAGGACCCGACGGTGACCAAGGGTCACGTCGTCGTGCTCGTCGGCAGCGACTACTCGACGTCCCCGTCGCGCGTCGTCCAGCAGGCGGCCGCCGCGCCGCCCGCGACCACTCAGAATCCGGCGCCGGGCAGCGACGAGCCGATCACTGCCAACGGCATCACTTGCGTCAACTGA